Genomic segment of Arachis hypogaea cultivar Tifrunner chromosome 11, arahy.Tifrunner.gnm2.J5K5, whole genome shotgun sequence:
TTCAGGAGCCATGGGGTATGGAAGGGAAAATGCTGGCCAGGCTTATGACGGAGATGGCAAGATCATCAGAATGCCAACAGATAGAGAAACTGATGCAAAAATCATGATGCAATAAGCCATGGGTAATGCTAGAGAAAGAATGGCAGATACCTATGAGAATACTAAGCAGACGATGTCCTCCGCGTCGGACAAGGCTTCAACCATGGCACAAAATGCTAAAGATAACATGGCCGAGTCCATGAGTTACGGAAGAGATAGAGCAGCCAATGCTTATGAGGAGGGTAAGCAGAAAATAAACATGGCTTCAGATATGATGTCAGAAAAATTGTATGATGCCAAGGACTCGATGGGTGGGGCGATGGAATATGCCAAGGACAAAGCAAACAATGCTTATGATGGAACCAGAGAGAGAATGAAGATGGCTTCACAGAGAACCTATGATGTAAAGAATAAAGTAAAAGGAGCAATGGAGTATGGAAGAGATAACGCAGGTGATGCCTATTATGGAGCCAAGGAGCAAATGAACGTGGTTGGAGATAGGGCCTATGATGCTTGAGACAAGATGGGTGGGGCAATGGAATATGGAAGACAAAAAATGGCAGAAACTTTTGACCAAGCTAAGTAAGAAGTTGATCAGGCATACCAGTCAGCAAAGGATACCATGTCCAGGGAGGCCAAGGATCGTTACGAAGCTGCCAAGGAGAAAGTTTCAGATGCCATAGCGAATCTTGGAGCTTCCATGAGGAACACCCAATATCTATGAGGGTATGTTAAGTTCCCTACATACAAATATAAGAATGTGTCTTTCAGTTAGTCTTTTGTCTTTTTCTGCAAAGCTATCGAGTACTATTTTCTTCTTGTAATGTGTTTGTTTTGTTAAGAGATGCAAAAGCACTTGTTAAACTCTTTCCTTATGAAAATGGGAACACAAGTCATGTGTTCTTGTCCTTAATGGTAGGAGATGTATTAGTGTAGATTCACACGGGTTTTGCACTTTGCAGCCCACTATAGGTTATGTATCTAGACTGAGATAATATTGTGCAGTTAGTGTATCCTGACTTTGATTATGTTGTTGGGCCCCTTTATTAACATGCGTGATTTGTCATATTTGTTATAATGAAAGCATAATCATCATATGAATGATGCATGGTGTTATTAGAGGCAATCCCATCTACCAACACTACCAAAggaaatttaatttcttgcccgtgcaggccaaaaatttatttgtttaatacGGTAAAAACGACGGTTAAAACTACatttttaaacgataaaaaatgtcactttcATCCGGTAAAAATGGCGGCTTGTAACTGCCATTTTAAACAACATGAAACGTCTTTTAAACAcggtaaaaatggcggttttaAACGCCGTTTTAACCAATAAAAATGCCACTGTcagggtaaaaatggcggttcaaaatgccattttaaccaactAAAAATGCCATTTTAATCCAGTAAAAATGGCGGTTTCAAAGCCATTTTAACCAACAAAACACTACTCTGTtagggtaaaaacggcggttcataaacgccattttaaccaaccaaaaatgccATTTTACCCTGGAAATAACGacggtttgaaccgccgttttaaccaaccaaaaaaacCGCCGTTTTATTTGGAAATAATGGCGGTTCGAACCACCgttttaacctatccaaaaaccgccgttttaacccaggaaattgtggcggttttctgaaaaccgccgtaataaccagaatggcgcccagaattaCGTCACTTCCTAAAACCGCCGTTcttggtaataatggcggttcaaaccgccgtaaatACCCAAAAACACCGCCGTTTTAACCAGAATTTTTTGTAGTGCCCTctctctatctgtgttcgaatttttcttcttcttctttttctactaacaataaggaacctctttactgtgacataaaggattcctcttcttttctttttctcttctctttcttatgagcagggacagagaaaaaggcattcttgttgaagctgatccagaacctgaaaggactctgaaaagaaaactaagagaagctaaattacaacaatccagagacaaccttattgaaaatttcgaacaagtaaaggagatggtagccgaaaataataataatgcaaggaggatgcttggtgactttactgcacctaattccaatttacatggaagaagcatctccattcctgccattggagcaaacaactttgagctgaaacctcaattagtttctctgatgcagcagaactgcaagtttcatggacttccatctgaagatccttttcagttcttaactgaattcttgcagatatgtgatactgttaagactaatggagtagatcctaaagtctaaaaactcatgcttttcccttttgctgtaagagacagagctagaatatggttggactctcaacccaaagacagcctgaactcttgggataagctggtcacgactttcttagccaagttctttcctcctcaaaagctgagcaagcttagagtggatgttcaaaccttcaaacagaaagaaggtgaatccctctatgaagcttgggaaatatacaagcagctgaccaaaaagtgtccttctgacatgctttcagagtggaccatcctggatatattctatgatggtttatctgagctatcaaagatgtcattggatacctctgcaggtggatccattcacctaaagaaaacgcctgcagaagctcaagaactcattgacatggttgctaacaaccagttcatgtacacttctgagaggaatcctatgagtaatgggacgcctatgaagaagggagttcttgaagttgatactctgaatgccatattggctcagaacaaaatattgactcagcaagtcaatatgatttctcagagtctgaatggaattcaagctgcatccaacagtgctcaagaggcttcttatgtagaagaagcttatgatcctgagaaccctgcaatagcagaggtgaattacttaggtgaaccttatggaaaaacctataactcatcatggagaaatcatccaaatttctcatggaaggatcaaaggcctcaacaaggctttaataatggtggaagaaataggtttagcaatagcaagccttttccatcatccattcagcaacagacagagaactctgaacaaaatacttttaatttagcaaacttagtctctgatctatccaaggtcactgcaagtttcatgaatgaaacaaggtcttccattagaaatttggaagtacaagtgggccagctgagtaaaaggatcactgaaatcccttctagtactctcccaagcaatacaaaagagaatccaaaaggagagtgcaaggccattgacataaccaaaatggccgaacccaatgagggagaggaggacgtgaatcccaaggaggaagacctcctgggacgtccagtgatcaataaggagcttccctctgaggaaccaaaggactctgaggctcacctagagaccatagagattccattgaacctccttatgccattcatgagctctgatgagtattcctcttctgaagagaatgaggatgttaccgaagagcaaactgccaagtttcttggtgcaatcatgaagctgaatgctaaattatttggtattgaaacttgggaagatgaacctcccttgttcatcaatgaactaagtgatctggatcaactgacattgcctcagaagagacaggatcctggaaagttcataataccttgtaccataggcaccatgatctttaaggctctgtgtgaccttggttcaggaataaacctcatgcccctctctgtaatagagaaactgggaatctatggggtgcaagctgctagaatctcattagagatggcagacaactcaagaaaacaggcttatggacaagtagaggacgtgttagtaaaggttgaaggcctttacatccctgctgatttcatagtcctggatactggaaaggaagaggatgaatccatcatcctaggaagacctttcctcgCCAcatcaagagctgtgattgatgtggacagaggagaattaatccttcaattgaatgaggacaaccttgtgtttacaactcaaggatctctctctgcatccatggagaggaagcataaaaagcttctctcaacgtagagtcaaacaaagcccccacagtcaaactctaagtttggtgttgaactcccatatccaaactctaagtttggtgttggagagtctcaacaatgctctgaacatctgtgaggctccatgagagcccactgtcaagctattgacattaaagaagcgcttgttgggaggcaacccaatttttatttatctaactatatttttcttagttatatgtctttataggttcatgatcatgtggagtcacaaaataaacaaaaaaatcaaaaacagaataaaaaacagcagaagaaaaatcacaccctagaggagcatctgtctggcgttcaacgccagaacagagcatggttctggtgctgaacgcccaaaatgggcagtgtctgggcgctgaacgcccagaacaggcatggttctggcgttcaacgccagaaatggccaacaaatgggcgttgaacgccaaaatgggcaccaacctggcgctgaacgcccagagttgtgtgcaagggcattttgcatgcctaaattggtgcagggatgtaaatgccttgacacctcaggatctgtggaccccacaggatcatctcaggatccgtggaccccacaagatccctacctacctccactcacttcttctcacctctCTTTCAcataatcccataaacactctttcccaaaaacccttcaccaatcacctcaatctctcttccccatcacctcttcaccactcacatccatccactcttccccataaacctacctcataaactccacctaccttcaaaattcaaaaccaatttcccacccaaacccaccctaaatggccgaaccttaaccctcctccctcccctatatatagccctccattcttcctcattttcacacaacacaaccctctcctttctacttggccgaaacacacttcacccctcttctccatattttcttcttcttcttcctctattctttcttttcttgcttgagggcgagcaatattctaagtttggtgtggtaaaagcataagctttttgtttttccattaccattgatggcacctaagaccggagaatcctctagaaaggggaaagggaagacaaaagcttccacctctgagtcatgggagatggaaaggttcatctccaaagcccatcaagaccacttctatgatgttgtggccaagaagaaggtgatccccaaggtccctttcaaactcaaaagaaatgagtatccggagatccgacatgaaattcaaagaagaggttgggaagttctaacaaatcccatccaacaagtcggcatcctaatggttcaagagttctatgccaatgcatggatcaccaagaaccatgatcaaagtaagaacccggatccaaagaactacgttacaatggttcgagggaaatacttagattttagtccggagaatgtgaggttggcgtttaacttgcccatgatgcaaggagatgaacgcccctacactagaagggtcaactttaatcaaaggttggaccaagtccttatggacatatgtttggaaggagctcaatggaagattgactccaaaggcaagccggttcaactaagaagattggacctcaagcctgtggctagaggatggttggagttcattcaatgctcaatcattcccactagcaaccgatctgaagttaccgtggatcgggccatcatgattcatagcatcatgattggagaggaaatagaagttcatgaaatcatctctaatgaactctacaaaatagccgaaaagtcatcccccatggcaaagctagcttttcctcatcttatctgccatctatgttactcagctgaagctttcatagaaggagacactcctattaaggaagagaagcccatcactaagaaaaagatggagcaagcaagagagcccattcatggagctcaagaggcgcaggaagctcatcaccatgagatcccggagatgcctcaaatgcattttcctccacaaaactattgggagcaaatcaacaccttcctaggagaattaagtgccaacatgggacaattaagggtggaacatcaagagcactccatcatgctccatgaaataagagaagatcaaaaagcaatgagggatgagcaacaaagacaaggaagagacatagaagagctcaaggacataattggttcctcaagaaggaaatgccaccatcactaaggtggattcattccttgttcttatttcttctgctttttgttttctatgttatgcgcttatctatgtttgtgtcttcattacatgatcattagtagttagtaactttgtcttaaagttatgaatgtcctatgaattcatcacctctcttaaatgaaaaatgttttaattcaaaagaacaagaagtacatgagttttgaatttatccttaaacttagcttaattatattgatgtggtgacaatgcttcttgttttctgaatgtatgcttgaacagtgcatatgtcttttgaagttgttgtttaagaatgttaaatatgttggctcttgaaagaatgatgattaggagacatgttatctgataatctgaaaaatcataaaaatgattcttgaagcaaaaaaaagcagcaaagaacaaagcttgcggaaaaaaaaaatgggcgaaaaaaaaagaaagaaaaagcaagcagaaaaagccaataacccttaaaaccaaaaggcaagggcaaataaaaaggatcccaaggctttgagcatcagtggataggagggcctaaaggaataaaatcctggcctaagtggctaaaccaagctgtccctaaccatgtgcttgtggcgtgtaggtgtcaagtgaaaacttgagactgagcggttaaagtcaaggtccaaagcaaaaaaagagtgtgcttaagaaccctggacacctctaattggggactttagcaaagctgagtcacaatctgaaaaggttcacccaattacgtgtctgtggcatttatgtatccggtggtaatactggaaaataaagtgcttagggccacggccaagactcataaagaagctgtgttcaagaatcatcatactgaactaggagaatcaataacactatctgaactctgagttcctatagatgccaatcattctgaacttcaatggataaagtgagatgccaaaactattcaagaggcaaaaagctataagtcccgctcatatgattgaagctctgtttcattgatagtttggaatttacagtatattctcttctttttatcctatttgattttcagttgcttggggacaagcaacaatttaagtttggtgttgtgatgagcagataatttatacgctttttggcattgtttttagtatgtttttagtagaatctagttacttttagggatgttttcattagtttttatgttaaattcacatttctggactttactatgagtttgtgtgtttttctgtgatttcaggtattttctggctgaaattgagggacttgagcagaaatcagattcagaggttgaagaaggactgctgatgctgttggattctgacctccctgcacttaaagtggattttctggagctacagaactcgaaatggcgcgcttccaattgcattggaaagtagacatccacgactttccagcaatatataatagtctatactttggccaagaatagatgacgcaaactggcgttcaacgccagctctctgcccaattctggtgtccagcgccagaaaaggatcaaaaaccagagttgaacgccagaaatggatcaaaacctggcgttcaactccacaaatggcctctgcacatgaaaagttaaagctcagcccaagcacaca
This window contains:
- the LOC112722278 gene encoding uncharacterized protein, which translates into the protein MGNARERMADTYENTKQTMSSASDKASTMAQNAKDNMAESMSYGRDRAANAYEEGKQKINMASDMMSEKLYDAKDSMGGAMEYAKDKANNAYDGTRERMKMASQRTYDVKNKVKGAMEYGRDNAGDAYYGAKEQMNVVGDRAYDA